From the Cydia pomonella isolate Wapato2018A chromosome 23, ilCydPomo1, whole genome shotgun sequence genome, one window contains:
- the LOC133530679 gene encoding uncharacterized protein LOC133530679 has translation MFVSIWWNVPIPDTMDKSSNTDRVVERPDPDDLQAFLPWACAQLQLPKDVVIIRNLQSEYRHPSTRPRLKLSMPWACAQLQLPKDVAQQIMYEYVSAVTTDRGKAKGKSKPRVPSVVDDQEKEGSSVSQEETDLIRIHAVYDYADNLVSLRFDKNTNLPRMLMQILGLVIKFQIYLTSLTINQGLNKYVLYEIVNFLPKSRITDITLDNCFLSEGTYFTLLENASALRNLSLSRCRINDQVVALIAAQLYHPKPGSVTLVVLNLSSNRITDVGARSIREALKMNIKLAYLNLADNFITDEGAAAIFNILSEFPLIPQEVMNMKSRHIDYLRNKQAAVIQIAKDLRVTDMIKGKGKSTPRLKPKGKDDIGSEKSACYSDAYFYEKAKAMADSLTPFKDPYSSENVTYRDGVTYCLGNNTLCLLNLSYNSLSYPSVVKLLEVLVYQRDMDRKPRGLLNCRVEGNQLPLGCKEMVQIEEMLEYALSGPGKRSTAPIKKKGK, from the exons ATGTTCGTAAGCATTTGGTGGAATGTGCCTATTCCAGACACGATGGACAAGTCCAGCAACACCGACAGGGTGGTAGAGCGTCCAGACCCCGATGACCTTCAAGCCTTCCTGCCCTGGGCCTGCGCCCAGCTCCAACTGCCCAAGGATGTCGTCATCATCAGGAACCTGCAGAGTGAGTATCGCCATCCTTCCACCCGACCCAGGCTCAAGCTTTCCATGCCCTGGGCCTGCGCACAGCTCCAACTGCCCAAGGACGTGGCGCA GCAAATAATGT ACGAATATGTAAGCGCGGTGACCACCGACCGCGGCAAAGCCAAGGGCAAGTCCAAGCCGCGGGTGCCGTCCGTCGTGGATGACCAGGAGAAGGAGGGCTCCAGCGTCAGCCAGGAGGAAACCGACCTCATCCGCATTCACGCCGTCTACGACTACGCCGACAACCTCGTCAGCCTCCGCTTCGACAAGAACACTAACCTACCCCGCATGCTCATGCAGATCCTCGGCCTCGTCATCAAGTTCCAAATCTACCTCACCAGTCTCACCATCAACCAAGGCTTGAACAAATACGTCCTCTATGAGATCGTCAACTTCCTTCCCAAATCCAGAATCACTGATATCACCTTAGACAACTGCTTTTTAAGCGAAGGTACTTACTTTACGCTTCTTGAAAACGCTTCTGCTTTAAGAAATTTATCTTTATCCAGATGCAGAATTAATGATCAGGTTGTAGCTTTGATAGCAGCTCAATTATATCATCCGAAACCTGGATCTGTTACTCTTGTTGTTCTCAATCTCTCCAGCAATAGGATCACAGATGTCGGTGCGCGAAGTATTAGAGAAGCATTGAAGATGAATATAAAACTAGCGTATTTAAATCTAGCTGACAATTTCATTACTGACGAAGGAGCAGCGGCCATCTTTAACATTCTATCAGAATTTCCATTAATACCACAAGAAGTTATGAATATGAAAAGTAGGCATATAGATTATTTACGAAACAAGCAAGCTGCGGTAATACAGATAGCGAAAGATTTACGAGTAACGGATATGATTAAAGGTAAAGGAAAGTCGACGCCGCGTTTAAAACCGAAAGGAAAAGACGATATAGGTAGTGAAAAGAGCGCTTGTTACTCTGACGCGTATTTCTATGAGAAGGCTAAAGCCATGGCGGATAGTCTGACGCCTTTTAAAGATCCGTACAGTTCTGAGAACGTTACTTATAGGGACGGTGTTACTTATTGTTTGGGGAACAACACTTTATGTCTACTGAACTTGTCGTACAACAGCTTGTCTTACCCGAGCGTGGTGAAGCTGCTGGAGGTACTGGTGTATCAGAGAGACATGGACAGGAAGCCGAGAGGACTGCTGAACTGCAGGGTGGAGGGGAACCAGCTGCCCCTAGGATGTAAGGAGATGGTTCAGATCGAGGAGATGCTGGAGTACGCACTCTCGGGCCCGGGCAAGCGGAGCACGGCCCCGATTAAGAAGAAAGGGAAATGA